The following are encoded together in the Ranitomeya imitator isolate aRanImi1 chromosome 4, aRanImi1.pri, whole genome shotgun sequence genome:
- the CCNI2 gene encoding cyclin-I2, whose product MKCTGLSESQRLDILLENALLLEASKWKVPCFVDSIIKGTDVSPMHYGQTLLWMERLRSLFNFIPETFGLAVSILNRILASVKVQVKYLQCISVTCLYLAAKTNEEDEVIPSVNKLAVQSGCMYSCAEILRMERIVLDKLQWDLHTSTPVDFLNTFHAMVMSRWPHLFGGFSQMNPSLHVALLTRQLQHCMACHQLLQFRGSTLALAIITLELERMTPDWLPVMTELLEKTKVDSAEFFHCKELVDRCLETPSNPVYIFVSAEKDVRTHIGDQVTYCLPSVTCPAVKRNQAVAQDFKPLREDALVMETDEFYDGFRHLYSEDRMERKTQTVAEESEPCPPLTVPASG is encoded by the exons ATGAAGTGCACAGGGCTGTCAGAGAGCCAGCGCCTGGATATACTACTGGAGAATGCACTTCTACTAGAAGCCAGCAAGTGGAAGGTCCCGTGCTTTGTAGACTCTATCATCAAG GGCACAGATGTCTCTCCGATGCATTATGGGCAGACATTGTTGTGGATGGAACGATTGAGATCCCTCTTCAATTTCATCCCAGAAACCTTTGGCCTAGCAGTTAGCATTCTGAATCGCATTTTAGCATCAGTGAAG GTCCAGGTGAAGTATCTTCAATGCATCTCTGTGACCTGCTTATACCTTGCAGCCAAAACCAATGAGGAGGACGAG GTAATCCCATCAGTGAATAAGCTGGCAGTGCAGAGCGGCTGCATGTACTCCTGTGCGGAGATCTTACGGATGGAGAGGATCGTACTGGACAAACTGCAGTGGGATCTGCACACGTCCACACCCGTGGACTTCCTGAACACT TTCCACGCCATGGTGATGTCCAGATGGCCTCATCTGTTCGGTGGCTTCTCTCAGATGAATCCTTCCCTCCACGTAGCACTCCTGACGAGGCAGCTACAGCACTGCATGGCATGCCACCAGTTGTTGCAGTTTAGGGGTTCCACCCTGGCTTTGGCAATTATCACCTTGGAGTTGGAGAGAATGACCCCCGACTGGCTTCCAGTTATGACTGAACTGCTGGAGAAAACAAAG GTTGACAGTGCTGAGTTCTTTCATTGTAAGGAGCTGGTTGATCGATGCCTTGAAACGCCATCTAATCCGGTGTACATTTTCGTTTCTGCTGAAAAAGACGTTCGGACCCACATTGGGGATCAAGTCACTTATTGTCTTCCTTCAGTAACTTGTCCAGCAGTGAAAAGGAACCAGGCCGTCGCACAAGACTTCAAGCCTCTTCGTGAGGACGCGCTTGTAATGGAAACTGATGAGTTTTACGATGGGTTTAGACATCTGTATAGTGAAGATCGTATGGAGAGGAAGACTCAGACAGTGGCAGAAGAGAGTGAGCCATGTCCCCCTCTCACAGTGCCCGCATCTGGATAA